Within Osmia lignaria lignaria isolate PbOS001 chromosome 11, iyOsmLign1, whole genome shotgun sequence, the genomic segment TGATTTCGCGGCATCGACGAAAAGTAAGATCGCAGCGGCTTTGTGATTAGTGTTAATTTTAGCGGGATCTAAGATATTAAGAAGGTGCAACAAAGCACTAAATCGATCGCCATTGATTTTCTACCGCGACCACGGCCCAACCGACACGAGGAACTTGTTCTCGGATGTTGTATAGGACGAAATACTTAAATCAGTTATTAAGGTATCACGATCGTCAGGAATAGTGTGACCAGTTGCGCGGTATTCCGCGCCGGAATCATGGCAACTAAAAGATCATCCGTTTGGCACCCAGACATGTAACCCGCGGCGCCCGTGTAGACTATCACATGTGAGTATTTTAATGTCGTGGTTATACTTtgaatcttaatttccttttctttttttttcttctttttcatttcttcagtAAGCTTACCCACTGTGTACAATACATTGAAATTATTCCTTTCTACTTTGGTGTGGTTTTGATCAGGGAGGGAGAATGCTTCACGCTTATCTAGATGTATCGGACTCGGTCGTATTTCTGTGTAACGAATGCCTACTGATTGTGCAGGGTCAAAGGCAACACATCAATGGCCCTAGAATCAAATGGCAACAACGTGGTGTGGTTGAACACAACCCGTCCTGATCAAATACAACAGGTACGCAACTTGTGCACCACAGCGATGTAAAGAAGGAACaagttattttttcttttgGTATTCACTGgctttttttttatgttcaatgcGTACGGAGTGCTCAAAGCACGTTGCTTCTAACAAGGCATTACGGAATGTTGTTGTTTTCAAGCTCGAAAAGTACAATCTTGTAATATCTAACAGAATCTATTATTTAACAGAGCCAACCAATTGAGCAGCCAGTGAAGTGTTCCATGTTTACTCAAACCGAGCAAACCAATAGTTTTACTCAAACGGAGCAGAGCAATTCAAGCTACGGCGATCAGAGACAGgttgttatttataaaaatgctGACAGAGATAGGTTCCTACATATGATGACAACTATACAAGAAATTATCCTAATGTAAATTTGAAATGTATTAAATCTCACAAATGAATGTtcattaaattactttttacattttttctttttttttttttttttttatattgctCTGCTATATTAAGCTGTAATTAAGAAATCATAtgtcttcatttttttaataataatgtatttACCTGTCTCTGtataatgtattttaaatataataatataataaacgatcgtataataattttttagcaGCAAGCAGCCATGTTTGACCCGCAACAAATACAGCAGCAACAAGCTGCTCAGGGTCAACAATCACAGCAGCAGCAGTCTCAGCAAATGTATGTCACAACAGACAAGAAAGAGGACAAATCTCAGCAGCAATCAGCAACTGCAGAGTTCCCTTTCTATTACAATGTCAACATGCTCCAGAAGGTTCAAACAAACGCGGTGAGCACGATCGGTGCGATCACAACCGACGACAAGGGTTGTTATCGCTTTGATGTGCAACCTGTCGGTTATAACACATTATTGAATCAGATGAGTATTGCGGCTGCCACCAATGCGACCTTCAAATGTGACATTTGTGGTTTGGTCTTTGGGCACATGAGCTTGCTGAATCATCATAAACGGATTCATAATACAACACCTAGTAATCTTCAGCAACAACCGCAACAAGTTGTTGTACAAGCACCTACAACAGTTACTGTTGCAACAACTCCAGAAAGACCGTATACCTGTGATGTGTGTGGAGCATGCTTTGCATTACCAGGAGAATTGAAGAGCCATAAGACAAATATGCATCAGAAACCAAAGGTGCAAATTTGTGAAGATTGTGGTAGCGAGGACCCCTGTGAACATCATCctactaaaattaaaaagagtatGTCCTatgaattgataattaaaatgttttataaatgaTTGTTAATTTATCGTAACATTCGTAACTCTATTTTTAAAGCTATCAAACCCGGTCATCATCCTGTGAAACGAAGGGGTGTTACCAGTGTTACTAAATGTCATAAGTGTAATGGCACAGGAATCATTTTTATTGGTAAGTAGAGATTGTCATTGTCTTGCTGTCGGATTGAAGAAAAATGTTTACTTAAAAAGAAGTACAGCATTTTAAGCGTTGTTCGAAAGtagaaagaaaaacatttttcttctcAAATCATGATCATCTCTCCTCTACTTCTATCATTTCATTACTATCATGATCGTACATCGGGTGGTGTATGGTAGGTAAACACGACGAAAAACTAGATTCTGGAATCAGTTCCCTCGCAAAGTGTGGCGGCTGCAAGGCAACAGGCCGCATCATCATAGGAAGTAAGTCGGAAAAATTACAGCGAAAAGAGAATAAGggat encodes:
- the LOC117610478 gene encoding uncharacterized protein LOC117610478 isoform X6, whose protein sequence is MVKGNTSMALESNGNNVVWLNTTRPDQIQQQAAMFDPQQIQQQQAAQGQQSQQQQSQQMYVTTDKKEDKSQQQSATAEFPFYYNVNMLQKVQTNAVSTIGAITTDDKGCYRFDVQPVGYNTLLNQMSIAAATNATFKCDICGLVFGHMSLLNHHKRIHNTTPSNLQQQPQQVVVQAPTTVTVATTPERPYTCDVCGACFALPGELKSHKTNMHQKPKVQICEDCGSEDPCEHHPTKIKKTIKPGHHPVKRRGVTSVTKCHKCNGTGIIFIGGKQNSQNQAEKPFHCNVCDGTFSRYSSLWSHKRLHSGDKPFKCEVCGLAFAKAAYLKNHGRVHTGEKPFKCGVCGMQFSQSPHLKNHERIHSGERPYQCEVCEKTFARHSTLWNHRRIHTGEKPYRCNICGSAFNQATHLKNHAKVHTGEKPHRCDICEIGFSDRFALKRHRAIHEKYGQTARNQNANNPSNAQQANASNQQQQQQQQQQQQPQQAQQGQQVVVVNTTTPVTVSQGQGQAVMLEEVYKCQVTFPEPK
- the LOC117610478 gene encoding uncharacterized protein LOC117610478 isoform X2, producing the protein MVKGNTSMALESNGNNVVWLNTTRPDQIQQSQPIEQPVKCSMFTQTEQTNSFTQTEQSNSSYGDQRQQAAMFDPQQIQQQQAAQGQQSQQQQSQQMYVTTDKKEDKSQQQSATAEFPFYYNVNMLQKVQTNAVSTIGAITTDDKGCYRFDVQPVGYNTLLNQMSIAAATNATFKCDICGLVFGHMSLLNHHKRIHNTTPSNLQQQPQQVVVQAPTTVTVATTPERPYTCDVCGACFALPGELKSHKTNMHQKPKVQICEDCGSEDPCEHHPTKIKKTIKPGHHPVKRRGVTSVTKCHKCNGTGIIFIGGKQNSQNQAEKPFHCNVCDGTFSRYSSLWSHKRLHSGDKPFKCEVCGLAFAKAAYLKNHGRVHTGEKPFKCGVCGMQFSQSPHLKNHERIHSGERPYQCEVCEKTFARHSTLWNHRRIHTGEKPYRCNICGSAFNQATHLKNHAKVHTGEKPHRCDICEIGFSDRFALKRHRAIHEKYGQTARNQNANNPSNAQQANASNQQQQQQQQQQQQPQQAQQGQQVVVVNTTTPVTVSQGQGQAVMLEEVYKCQVTFPEPK
- the LOC117610478 gene encoding uncharacterized protein LOC117610478 isoform X4, with product MVKGNTSMALESNGNNVVWLNTTRPDQIQQSQPIEQPVKCSMFTQTEQTNSFTQTEQSNSSYGDQRQQQAAMFDPQQIQQQQAAQGQQSQQQQSQQMYVTTDKKEDKSQQQSATAEFPFYYNVNMLQKVQTNAMSIAAATNATFKCDICGLVFGHMSLLNHHKRIHNTTPSNLQQQPQQVVVQAPTTVTVATTPERPYTCDVCGACFALPGELKSHKTNMHQKPKVQICEDCGSEDPCEHHPTKIKKTIKPGHHPVKRRGVTSVTKCHKCNGTGIIFIGGKQNSQNQAEKPFHCNVCDGTFSRYSSLWSHKRLHSGDKPFKCEVCGLAFAKAAYLKNHGRVHTGEKPFKCGVCGMQFSQSPHLKNHERIHSGERPYQCEVCEKTFARHSTLWNHRRIHTGEKPYRCNICGSAFNQATHLKNHAKVHTGEKPHRCDICEIGFSDRFALKRHRAIHEKYGQTARNQNANNPSNAQQANASNQQQQQQQQQQQQPQQAQQGQQVVVVNTTTPVTVSQGQGQAVMLEEVYKCQVTFPEPK
- the LOC117610478 gene encoding uncharacterized protein LOC117610478 isoform X5 — its product is MVKGNTSMALESNGNNVVWLNTTRPDQIQQQQAAMFDPQQIQQQQAAQGQQSQQQQSQQMYVTTDKKEDKSQQQSATAEFPFYYNVNMLQKVQTNAVSTIGAITTDDKGCYRFDVQPVGYNTLLNQMSIAAATNATFKCDICGLVFGHMSLLNHHKRIHNTTPSNLQQQPQQVVVQAPTTVTVATTPERPYTCDVCGACFALPGELKSHKTNMHQKPKVQICEDCGSEDPCEHHPTKIKKTIKPGHHPVKRRGVTSVTKCHKCNGTGIIFIGGKQNSQNQAEKPFHCNVCDGTFSRYSSLWSHKRLHSGDKPFKCEVCGLAFAKAAYLKNHGRVHTGEKPFKCGVCGMQFSQSPHLKNHERIHSGERPYQCEVCEKTFARHSTLWNHRRIHTGEKPYRCNICGSAFNQATHLKNHAKVHTGEKPHRCDICEIGFSDRFALKRHRAIHEKYGQTARNQNANNPSNAQQANASNQQQQQQQQQQQQPQQAQQGQQVVVVNTTTPVTVSQGQGQAVMLEEVYKCQVTFPEPK
- the LOC117610478 gene encoding uncharacterized protein LOC117610478 isoform X1 is translated as MVKGNTSMALESNGNNVVWLNTTRPDQIQQSQPIEQPVKCSMFTQTEQTNSFTQTEQSNSSYGDQRQQQAAMFDPQQIQQQQAAQGQQSQQQQSQQMYVTTDKKEDKSQQQSATAEFPFYYNVNMLQKVQTNAVSTIGAITTDDKGCYRFDVQPVGYNTLLNQMSIAAATNATFKCDICGLVFGHMSLLNHHKRIHNTTPSNLQQQPQQVVVQAPTTVTVATTPERPYTCDVCGACFALPGELKSHKTNMHQKPKVQICEDCGSEDPCEHHPTKIKKTIKPGHHPVKRRGVTSVTKCHKCNGTGIIFIGGKQNSQNQAEKPFHCNVCDGTFSRYSSLWSHKRLHSGDKPFKCEVCGLAFAKAAYLKNHGRVHTGEKPFKCGVCGMQFSQSPHLKNHERIHSGERPYQCEVCEKTFARHSTLWNHRRIHTGEKPYRCNICGSAFNQATHLKNHAKVHTGEKPHRCDICEIGFSDRFALKRHRAIHEKYGQTARNQNANNPSNAQQANASNQQQQQQQQQQQQPQQAQQGQQVVVVNTTTPVTVSQGQGQAVMLEEVYKCQVTFPEPK
- the LOC117610478 gene encoding uncharacterized protein LOC117610478 isoform X3 — its product is MALESNGNNVVWLNTTRPDQIQQSQPIEQPVKCSMFTQTEQTNSFTQTEQSNSSYGDQRQQQAAMFDPQQIQQQQAAQGQQSQQQQSQQMYVTTDKKEDKSQQQSATAEFPFYYNVNMLQKVQTNAVSTIGAITTDDKGCYRFDVQPVGYNTLLNQMSIAAATNATFKCDICGLVFGHMSLLNHHKRIHNTTPSNLQQQPQQVVVQAPTTVTVATTPERPYTCDVCGACFALPGELKSHKTNMHQKPKVQICEDCGSEDPCEHHPTKIKKTIKPGHHPVKRRGVTSVTKCHKCNGTGIIFIGGKQNSQNQAEKPFHCNVCDGTFSRYSSLWSHKRLHSGDKPFKCEVCGLAFAKAAYLKNHGRVHTGEKPFKCGVCGMQFSQSPHLKNHERIHSGERPYQCEVCEKTFARHSTLWNHRRIHTGEKPYRCNICGSAFNQATHLKNHAKVHTGEKPHRCDICEIGFSDRFALKRHRAIHEKYGQTARNQNANNPSNAQQANASNQQQQQQQQQQQQPQQAQQGQQVVVVNTTTPVTVSQGQGQAVMLEEVYKCQVTFPEPK
- the LOC117610478 gene encoding uncharacterized protein LOC117610478 isoform X8; its protein translation is MFTQTEQTNSFTQTEQSNSSYGDQRQQAAMFDPQQIQQQQAAQGQQSQQQQSQQMYVTTDKKEDKSQQQSATAEFPFYYNVNMLQKVQTNAVSTIGAITTDDKGCYRFDVQPVGYNTLLNQMSIAAATNATFKCDICGLVFGHMSLLNHHKRIHNTTPSNLQQQPQQVVVQAPTTVTVATTPERPYTCDVCGACFALPGELKSHKTNMHQKPKVQICEDCGSEDPCEHHPTKIKKTIKPGHHPVKRRGVTSVTKCHKCNGTGIIFIGGKQNSQNQAEKPFHCNVCDGTFSRYSSLWSHKRLHSGDKPFKCEVCGLAFAKAAYLKNHGRVHTGEKPFKCGVCGMQFSQSPHLKNHERIHSGERPYQCEVCEKTFARHSTLWNHRRIHTGEKPYRCNICGSAFNQATHLKNHAKVHTGEKPHRCDICEIGFSDRFALKRHRAIHEKYGQTARNQNANNPSNAQQANASNQQQQQQQQQQQQPQQAQQGQQVVVVNTTTPVTVSQGQGQAVMLEEVYKCQVTFPEPK
- the LOC117610478 gene encoding uncharacterized protein LOC117610478 isoform X7 → MFTQTEQTNSFTQTEQSNSSYGDQRQQQAAMFDPQQIQQQQAAQGQQSQQQQSQQMYVTTDKKEDKSQQQSATAEFPFYYNVNMLQKVQTNAVSTIGAITTDDKGCYRFDVQPVGYNTLLNQMSIAAATNATFKCDICGLVFGHMSLLNHHKRIHNTTPSNLQQQPQQVVVQAPTTVTVATTPERPYTCDVCGACFALPGELKSHKTNMHQKPKVQICEDCGSEDPCEHHPTKIKKTIKPGHHPVKRRGVTSVTKCHKCNGTGIIFIGGKQNSQNQAEKPFHCNVCDGTFSRYSSLWSHKRLHSGDKPFKCEVCGLAFAKAAYLKNHGRVHTGEKPFKCGVCGMQFSQSPHLKNHERIHSGERPYQCEVCEKTFARHSTLWNHRRIHTGEKPYRCNICGSAFNQATHLKNHAKVHTGEKPHRCDICEIGFSDRFALKRHRAIHEKYGQTARNQNANNPSNAQQANASNQQQQQQQQQQQQPQQAQQGQQVVVVNTTTPVTVSQGQGQAVMLEEVYKCQVTFPEPK